A region from the Polyangiaceae bacterium genome encodes:
- a CDS encoding immunity 49 family protein: MTDSGDRKHHYYDYYGDRSEAEADVARTSRSCAKIARDEEPHRHLDSLASIAESWAWWLTPLGDRKLRRALDLWGEALVGHFRMACAEPGDQLTVTLGGKPVAAIGKGPDSTSHAGRWGDAFLICAISRNHRGLDELCRVPEAVFGGSVVNGRERFSTDEWVVHLARALRAMWTRSEQAGDHLVAALEATDPGRTNFGEFESRVLDLEVPLMELMLRLLERDERAFNEAYDKALGLHRRYFTIPERLHDPEGFLAIRPLSMACLAHDIGMHIERDSPYAPLWLIQEAEE; this comes from the coding sequence ATGACTGACTCAGGTGATCGCAAACACCACTACTACGACTACTATGGTGATCGCTCAGAGGCTGAGGCAGATGTTGCTCGTACTTCCCGTAGTTGCGCCAAGATTGCACGCGATGAAGAGCCGCACCGACATCTCGACTCACTAGCGAGCATCGCTGAGTCTTGGGCGTGGTGGCTGACACCGCTCGGCGACAGGAAGCTCCGACGCGCGCTCGACCTGTGGGGCGAAGCGCTTGTTGGGCACTTCAGAATGGCGTGTGCAGAGCCAGGTGACCAGCTCACCGTCACGCTTGGCGGCAAACCGGTGGCCGCCATCGGTAAAGGGCCGGACAGCACGAGCCACGCTGGACGGTGGGGCGATGCGTTCCTGATCTGTGCCATCTCGCGGAATCATCGCGGGCTCGACGAGCTGTGCCGCGTTCCCGAGGCTGTGTTTGGCGGCTCGGTCGTGAACGGTCGGGAGCGCTTCTCCACCGACGAGTGGGTCGTTCATCTGGCCCGCGCGCTTCGCGCGATGTGGACACGCTCAGAGCAGGCAGGAGATCACCTGGTGGCGGCCCTCGAAGCGACGGATCCGGGGCGCACGAACTTCGGCGAGTTCGAATCCCGGGTGCTGGACCTCGAAGTGCCGCTGATGGAGCTGATGCTGCGCCTACTCGAACGTGACGAGCGAGCGTTCAACGAGGCGTATGACAAGGCGCTGGGTCTGCATCGTCGCTACTTCACCATCCCGGAGCGCCTGCATGATCCCGAAGGCTTCCTGGCTATCCGTCCGCTGTCCATGGCGTGCTTGGCGCACGACATCGGCATGCACATCGAGCGGGATTCCCCCTACGCCCCTCTGTGGCTCATCCAGGAGGCAGAAGAGTAG
- a CDS encoding DUF4255 domain-containing protein produces MADASIIKQATQALVEILKTAPGGFPVLSGPPERATGVSSSTLILYLYQVLESSTAKNSGPRRTVISSTGKAQNIVVERDPLALDLYFLIIPATKVDDDLAFLDTYQMLGEAALALHDNGVFTLGQWVSDPAVKDIKLQVTMNPLTTTQLFELWEAVNQPYRLSVSYVVRTVRIDSQLTTDTPLVSKRQMQTTEV; encoded by the coding sequence GTGGCGGACGCGTCCATCATCAAGCAAGCGACGCAGGCGCTGGTCGAGATCTTGAAGACCGCGCCCGGCGGCTTCCCAGTGCTCTCCGGCCCGCCGGAGCGTGCGACGGGCGTGTCGAGCTCTACCCTGATCCTCTACCTCTACCAGGTGCTCGAGAGCAGCACGGCGAAGAACAGCGGGCCCCGGCGTACGGTGATCTCGTCGACGGGAAAGGCGCAGAACATCGTCGTAGAGCGCGATCCGCTCGCGCTTGATCTCTACTTCTTGATCATTCCGGCCACCAAGGTGGACGACGATCTCGCCTTTCTCGACACCTACCAGATGCTCGGAGAAGCGGCGCTCGCGCTCCACGATAACGGCGTATTCACGCTGGGGCAGTGGGTTTCCGATCCGGCAGTGAAGGACATCAAGCTGCAGGTGACGATGAACCCGCTGACCACCACCCAGCTCTTCGAGCTGTGGGAGGCCGTGAATCAACCCTATCGGCTGAGCGTGTCGTACGTCGTGCGAACGGTGCGCATCGACAGCCAGCTCACCACGGATACGCCGCTGGTCAGCAAGCGTCAGATGCAAACCACCGAGGTCTGA
- a CDS encoding HAD family phosphatase, protein MAHLRAVIPATLFDYNGVLVDDEAVHLAAFRDALAPLGVKVEEADYWSRYIGFDDVGAFRAMLSDAGRAPTDEDVRRLVEAKRPLYLARAEAGLSVFEGAAEWVRRRAAVGPVGIVSGALRDEIELGLDVLGVRDLVAFVISAEDTKEGKPDPEGYRLGLARLGTEAVVIEDSVAGVQAAKAAGLRCVAVGHSYPEAELRAAGADVVRGKIADLCDEDFST, encoded by the coding sequence ATGGCCCATTTGCGCGCAGTGATCCCAGCGACTTTGTTCGATTACAACGGCGTTTTGGTGGACGACGAAGCCGTTCACCTGGCCGCCTTTCGCGATGCCCTCGCACCCCTCGGTGTGAAGGTGGAGGAGGCGGACTACTGGTCGCGGTACATCGGCTTCGATGACGTGGGCGCCTTTCGCGCGATGCTGTCGGACGCCGGGCGCGCGCCCACGGATGAAGACGTCCGCCGGCTGGTGGAAGCCAAACGGCCGCTTTACCTCGCACGAGCGGAAGCGGGGCTTTCCGTGTTCGAAGGCGCCGCGGAGTGGGTGCGCCGGCGAGCTGCCGTGGGGCCGGTGGGCATCGTGTCCGGTGCCCTGCGGGACGAGATCGAGCTGGGCCTCGACGTGCTCGGTGTCCGGGACTTGGTCGCCTTCGTCATCAGCGCGGAGGACACGAAAGAGGGCAAGCCCGATCCCGAGGGCTACCGCTTGGGGCTCGCTCGGCTCGGCACCGAGGCCGTCGTGATCGAGGATTCCGTCGCGGGCGTGCAGGCGGCCAAGGCGGCGGGGCTCCGCTGCGTCGCCGTCGGCCACAGCTATCCGGAAGCGGAGCTTCGCGCCGCCGGGGCGGATGTGGTGCGGGGGAAGATCGCCGACCTTTGCGACGAGGACTTCTCGACGTGA
- a CDS encoding sterol desaturase family protein — MGKLLGIAVGLWLLSGVFFTLETLRPARTQPRWRRDSKTDVAYFFFTGVVTRPVGTLAAVVALVLSALVAGYQMRPGAVQAYIQERTLMRELPVLVQLVVGLFLADFIGYWTHRGFHRFRTLWRFHAVHHSSEDLDWLSSARVHPVNAAISRFLLVLLLIPFGFDVKVLGTVGPLLTLYGLFLHANVRVPFGPLRYLVASPAFHRWHHSADERGMGKNFAGLFPVLDLVFGTFHLPSEGPERFGVAGERLPDGLLRQMWYPFRARRLRRAAE; from the coding sequence ATGGGAAAGCTTCTCGGCATCGCCGTCGGCTTGTGGCTGCTTTCGGGCGTGTTCTTCACGCTGGAAACGCTGCGTCCGGCGCGCACGCAGCCGCGCTGGCGGCGGGACAGCAAGACCGACGTCGCGTACTTCTTTTTCACCGGGGTGGTGACGCGGCCCGTGGGCACGTTGGCGGCGGTGGTGGCACTGGTGCTGTCGGCGCTGGTCGCGGGATACCAGATGCGCCCGGGCGCGGTTCAGGCGTACATCCAGGAGCGCACGCTGATGCGTGAGCTGCCGGTCTTGGTCCAGCTGGTGGTCGGCCTGTTCCTGGCGGACTTCATCGGCTACTGGACCCACCGCGGCTTCCATCGCTTCCGCACGCTGTGGCGCTTTCATGCGGTGCACCATTCGTCTGAAGACCTGGACTGGCTATCGTCGGCGCGAGTGCATCCGGTCAACGCGGCCATCTCGCGCTTCCTCTTGGTGCTGCTGCTGATCCCCTTTGGCTTCGACGTGAAGGTGCTGGGAACCGTGGGACCGTTGCTCACGCTGTACGGCTTGTTCTTGCACGCCAACGTGCGCGTGCCCTTCGGTCCGCTGCGCTACCTGGTTGCCAGCCCGGCGTTTCACCGTTGGCACCACAGCGCGGACGAGCGCGGCATGGGCAAGAACTTCGCCGGCCTGTTCCCGGTGCTCGATCTGGTGTTCGGAACCTTCCATTTGCCGAGCGAAGGACCGGAGCGCTTTGGCGTGGCGGGGGAGCGTCTACCCGACGGGCTCCTGCGACAGATGTGGTATCCGTTTCGAGCTCGGAGGTTGCGTAGAGCGGCGGAGTGA
- the infA gene encoding translation initiation factor IF-1 has product MSKGDLLEMEGVIQDALGGGQYTIKVDQGGAIVRAQLSGRMRRHHIRVLPGDRVRVAVSPYDLTHGLIVYRGK; this is encoded by the coding sequence ATGAGTAAAGGCGACTTGTTGGAGATGGAGGGCGTCATTCAAGACGCCCTCGGCGGCGGGCAGTACACGATCAAGGTGGATCAGGGCGGAGCCATCGTGCGCGCCCAGCTCTCCGGTCGTATGCGCCGCCATCACATTCGCGTGCTGCCTGGAGATCGGGTGCGTGTCGCGGTCTCTCCGTACGACCTCACTCACGGGCTCATCGTCTACCGCGGCAAGTGA
- a CDS encoding ATP-binding protein, whose translation MTLHVLDPVRPDAVGLGSIVKRWENVALRLGLSEPARSLGASLLRAELDPEARNRRGGVRRGTLIATVPDAAAGTAGLTELERRGVVSARSESDWLSAKIFLDPRVRATCIVGSGLVRPGEGAVASNALPERVVAELREWHDGLERPERWFIVVRGRSGSGRDTVAALVGYLLGAPLLRCASQELRTQQDLLEPELSGAVAVWDSTALEASPEDLRRAAAWLGRSTTAAIAIVDEGQDAPDVGERSLLLIETDAKDRAERKHVWKRALEIQMSGAPELDVAAGELARRSRAGAGLAVRAARALTPAPALDLVAAAERELLKLARPSSLRGIAVEHPNVPRERLVLSTHAAGSIDRVLALAQSSTDEEQRRGVKALFSGSSGTGKSLTARIIASELRLPLFRVDLASVVSKWVGETEKNLAQALHAAESSGAVLLFDEGDALFAKRGEVQRGTDRYANMEASYLLQAFEAFDGVAIVTTNLLGNIDSAFVRRFDVCVHFQPPEPAERATLWRRELGAPGETLTPAFVDRTLAAATLTGGNIASASRLARALAAQRSDALVSEGDVCTAVGSELDKMGASVEARKWFAKGGEAPGGGGVPIR comes from the coding sequence ATGACCCTTCACGTGTTGGATCCCGTTCGGCCGGACGCCGTTGGGCTGGGATCGATCGTGAAGCGTTGGGAGAACGTGGCACTGCGTTTGGGCCTGTCGGAGCCAGCGCGGAGCCTGGGTGCCTCGCTGCTCCGGGCAGAGCTGGATCCCGAGGCGCGCAACCGGCGCGGGGGCGTTCGCCGAGGGACGCTGATTGCCACGGTTCCCGACGCCGCCGCAGGTACGGCAGGGCTCACGGAGCTCGAGCGGCGAGGCGTCGTGAGCGCTCGCTCCGAGAGCGACTGGCTGAGCGCGAAGATCTTCCTCGATCCGCGGGTACGAGCGACGTGCATCGTTGGCTCGGGGCTGGTGCGGCCCGGTGAGGGGGCTGTCGCGTCGAACGCGTTGCCGGAACGCGTTGTCGCCGAGCTCCGGGAGTGGCACGACGGGCTCGAGCGACCGGAACGATGGTTCATCGTGGTCCGGGGCCGCAGCGGCAGCGGACGCGACACGGTCGCAGCGCTGGTCGGATACCTGCTCGGTGCGCCGTTGTTGCGCTGTGCGTCGCAGGAGCTTCGCACCCAGCAGGACCTGCTCGAGCCGGAGCTCTCCGGCGCCGTCGCCGTGTGGGATTCGACCGCGCTCGAGGCGTCGCCCGAAGACCTGCGCCGAGCTGCCGCGTGGCTCGGGCGTAGCACGACGGCGGCCATCGCCATCGTGGACGAGGGACAGGATGCGCCGGACGTTGGCGAGCGGAGCTTGCTGCTCATCGAGACGGACGCGAAAGATCGCGCTGAGCGAAAGCACGTCTGGAAGAGGGCGCTGGAAATCCAGATGAGCGGCGCGCCGGAGCTCGACGTGGCAGCGGGCGAGCTCGCACGACGTAGTCGTGCCGGCGCGGGTCTTGCCGTGCGCGCGGCGCGCGCTTTGACCCCGGCGCCAGCGCTGGATCTGGTGGCTGCGGCAGAGCGCGAGCTTCTGAAGCTCGCGCGCCCATCGTCCCTCAGAGGCATCGCCGTCGAACACCCTAACGTTCCCCGCGAACGCCTGGTACTTTCGACGCACGCCGCGGGGTCGATCGATCGCGTGCTCGCGCTCGCGCAGTCGTCGACGGACGAGGAGCAGCGGCGCGGAGTGAAGGCGCTCTTTTCCGGCTCGTCGGGCACCGGCAAGTCGCTGACTGCGCGGATCATTGCATCGGAGCTGAGGCTGCCGTTGTTCCGGGTCGATCTCGCGAGTGTGGTCTCCAAATGGGTCGGCGAAACCGAGAAGAACCTGGCGCAAGCGCTGCACGCGGCGGAGTCGTCGGGGGCGGTGCTGCTGTTCGACGAAGGCGACGCGCTGTTTGCGAAGCGGGGAGAGGTACAGCGCGGCACCGATCGCTACGCGAACATGGAGGCGTCGTACCTGCTGCAGGCGTTCGAGGCGTTTGACGGCGTGGCAATCGTGACGACGAATCTCCTCGGAAACATCGACAGCGCCTTCGTGCGGCGCTTCGACGTGTGCGTGCACTTCCAGCCGCCGGAGCCAGCGGAGCGCGCGACGCTGTGGCGCCGGGAGCTGGGTGCGCCCGGCGAGACGCTGACGCCAGCGTTCGTGGACCGCACGCTTGCGGCGGCGACGTTGACCGGCGGCAACATCGCGAGCGCGTCGCGGTTGGCGCGAGCGCTTGCGGCACAACGGAGCGACGCTCTCGTATCCGAAGGCGACGTCTGCACGGCCGTCGGCAGCGAGTTGGACAAGATGGGCGCAAGCGTGGAAGCACGGAAGTGGTTCGCAAAGGGCGGGGAGGCGCCGGGGGGCGGCGGTGTTCCAATACGCTAA
- a CDS encoding DUF4157 domain-containing protein, with the protein MRDVAERHVGEPLDHVRVDASAEGHREAQAHSALAVTSGSRISFDEDTSLLDGGVASRFVLAHELTHAAQQRRAGRVASQRVPNTVEEEGFEEASKTESGMSKYLAAKGKDEKKVDEVLKNTDPSKAKRSEVVFEIERKIRLRALSLMAAHRSRVLSTRNQMLAQLEAEAKAAGAPPGSAAAERPKKGESVLGTVRRAVEIVEGLRQKKEQLEEARSELGLAKSFAIQGRDLLGVVRTLTTQADVPASYKSAVAAYFRAYLHDGARAQLASAAMLLAKLRTTQLAGVTTGLSVMYQRFPMLNALDFAKARAGYTAPAPGVSPPTPPPPQGPPGKAPSGAPGETDADRQLHEEIRAAYAKTAQRITTAIGYIARGEISAFDMPAPVAAARAELKPELVEILNEEVTSREHEKFWLNIGLTIADTVAGAIFVFNPVIGGLLVAAASAATVGTGIVDLKNLLAADAVAGATTDPYGKSPLGVDAPGTFELAMVSLQIILGAMEGASIFKTLRAGRVSKELGSLLDETEELRLAGKNDELAEVVDEGTREVRMKRSGRLPNTEISDEEALRELADLASGGRVRGPEGARYAYSEDGAHWMETGPNKWCRSASPTKCIEWTLEKQLIEGTPHANLADEMADTVKEQWEALGKLPPDRAEQLAPHLMRLEASVGKVSDDKFAELVGAWLDKLQRARRAADEGIDFLAKRKPGTASKLELAELPKDAQTKANKLLRERNKARAERDAMIKRGASADELKDVYTRIAGKSEELGLLGADQAIQKQFPGPPPPRQVYPPPGVKDAARPGEFDRVYEVHDKSAGTRLVVVEAKGGVSPELGSRRVAKGVAQQGSKEYLKDIIAQMKKSPDPKIRAVAQRLDDMNTTEQLAYFEAKFNVSPSGGAKGIKLEEFDIYD; encoded by the coding sequence GTGCGCGACGTCGCCGAAAGGCACGTGGGTGAGCCACTGGACCACGTTCGCGTTGACGCCTCGGCTGAGGGCCACCGAGAGGCTCAGGCGCACAGTGCGCTTGCAGTCACGAGCGGATCAAGAATCAGCTTCGATGAAGACACCTCCTTGTTGGACGGGGGCGTAGCAAGCCGCTTTGTCTTGGCACATGAGCTGACTCACGCTGCGCAACAACGCCGCGCAGGACGCGTGGCCTCACAGCGGGTTCCAAATACGGTCGAGGAGGAAGGCTTCGAGGAAGCATCCAAGACCGAATCGGGGATGTCGAAGTACCTCGCGGCGAAGGGCAAGGACGAAAAGAAAGTTGACGAGGTTCTCAAGAACACCGATCCATCCAAGGCCAAGCGCAGCGAGGTCGTGTTCGAAATCGAACGAAAGATCCGGTTGCGGGCGCTGTCGCTGATGGCGGCGCACAGGTCGCGCGTTCTGTCTACGCGCAACCAGATGCTCGCGCAGCTGGAAGCCGAAGCCAAGGCGGCCGGCGCGCCTCCCGGGTCCGCTGCCGCCGAAAGACCCAAGAAGGGGGAATCCGTGCTGGGTACAGTGCGGCGTGCGGTCGAGATCGTGGAAGGCCTTCGGCAGAAGAAGGAACAGCTCGAAGAAGCACGCTCAGAGCTTGGTCTCGCAAAATCATTTGCAATACAAGGTCGCGACCTCTTGGGTGTCGTTCGAACGCTGACGACGCAGGCGGACGTCCCCGCGAGTTACAAGTCCGCCGTCGCCGCGTACTTTCGCGCCTACCTTCACGACGGTGCACGTGCGCAACTCGCATCAGCGGCAATGCTCCTTGCCAAGTTACGGACGACGCAACTCGCGGGGGTAACGACCGGGTTGAGCGTCATGTACCAGCGCTTTCCCATGTTGAACGCGTTGGACTTTGCCAAGGCGCGTGCTGGCTACACCGCGCCGGCACCCGGCGTTAGCCCACCAACACCGCCGCCTCCCCAGGGGCCTCCCGGCAAGGCGCCGAGCGGCGCGCCCGGCGAAACCGACGCCGACCGTCAGCTTCATGAAGAGATCCGGGCGGCGTACGCGAAGACGGCACAGCGCATCACCACTGCGATAGGCTACATCGCTCGCGGTGAAATCAGCGCCTTCGACATGCCAGCCCCGGTTGCGGCGGCTCGCGCCGAGCTCAAGCCCGAGCTGGTAGAGATCCTGAACGAGGAGGTGACCAGCCGCGAGCACGAGAAGTTCTGGCTCAACATTGGGCTGACCATCGCGGACACGGTTGCCGGAGCAATCTTCGTATTCAACCCGGTAATCGGCGGCCTTCTGGTTGCGGCTGCCAGCGCGGCGACGGTCGGGACGGGAATCGTCGATCTGAAGAATCTTCTCGCAGCGGATGCTGTCGCGGGGGCAACGACCGATCCCTACGGCAAGAGCCCCCTTGGGGTAGACGCACCGGGCACGTTCGAGCTCGCGATGGTGTCACTTCAGATCATCCTCGGAGCGATGGAGGGAGCGTCAATCTTCAAGACGCTCCGCGCAGGTCGGGTCAGCAAGGAGCTGGGGTCGCTGCTGGACGAGACCGAGGAGCTCCGTCTCGCGGGCAAGAACGACGAGCTCGCCGAAGTCGTTGACGAGGGCACACGCGAAGTTCGGATGAAGCGATCGGGCCGGCTCCCGAACACGGAAATCTCCGACGAGGAAGCGCTGCGGGAACTGGCGGATCTCGCTTCCGGCGGCAGAGTCCGCGGGCCCGAAGGCGCACGGTACGCGTATTCAGAGGACGGCGCTCATTGGATGGAGACCGGGCCCAACAAGTGGTGTCGCTCCGCCAGTCCGACCAAGTGCATCGAGTGGACGCTGGAGAAGCAGCTCATCGAAGGAACGCCCCACGCAAACCTCGCGGACGAGATGGCGGATACCGTGAAGGAGCAGTGGGAGGCGCTTGGCAAGCTGCCTCCCGATCGTGCGGAGCAGCTAGCTCCTCATCTGATGCGGCTCGAAGCCAGCGTGGGGAAGGTGAGTGATGACAAGTTCGCCGAGCTGGTAGGCGCCTGGCTCGACAAGCTTCAGCGCGCAAGGCGTGCAGCAGACGAAGGCATCGACTTTCTGGCCAAGCGAAAGCCGGGCACCGCATCAAAGCTCGAGCTGGCCGAGCTTCCAAAGGATGCGCAGACCAAGGCGAACAAGCTCCTTCGAGAACGCAACAAAGCACGGGCTGAGCGCGACGCGATGATCAAGCGAGGCGCGTCCGCGGACGAGCTGAAGGACGTGTACACGAGGATCGCGGGCAAGAGTGAGGAGTTGGGGCTCCTCGGCGCTGACCAGGCCATCCAGAAGCAGTTCCCTGGGCCACCGCCACCCCGCCAAGTGTACCCTCCGCCTGGGGTGAAGGACGCGGCGCGGCCGGGTGAGTTTGATCGGGTGTATGAGGTGCACGACAAGTCCGCCGGTACGCGGCTCGTTGTCGTCGAAGCGAAAGGTGGGGTTTCTCCGGAGCTCGGATCGCGGCGGGTCGCCAAGGGCGTGGCGCAGCAGGGATCGAAGGAGTACCTGAAAGACATCATTGCCCAGATGAAGAAGTCGCCCGATCCGAAGATCCGGGCAGTCGCCCAGCGTCTAGACGACATGAATACAACGGAACAACTGGCCTACTTCGAGGCGAAGTTCAACGTCAGTCCGAGCGGCGGCGCCAAGGGAATCAAACTCGAGGAGTTCGATATCTATGACTGA